A genomic stretch from Saccharomyces paradoxus chromosome XVI, complete sequence includes:
- the VPS28 gene encoding ESCRT-I subunit protein VPS28 (Component of the ESCRT-I complex~similar to YPL065W), whose translation MPRQDIKLKQNQDISQLFHDEIPLFDNSITSKDKEVIETLSEIYSIIITLDHVEKAYLKDSINDTQYTNTVDKLLKQFKVYLNSQNKDEINKHFQSIEAFSDKYNITASNAITRLERGIPITAEHAISTATLTPSGDNEQGSSSDKKFNAKYVAEATGNFITVMDALKLNYNAKDQLHPLLAELLISINRVTRDDFENRSKLIDWIVRINKLSIGDTLTETQIRELLFDLDLAYKSFYALLD comes from the coding sequence ATGCCAAGACAAGATATAAAATTGAAGCAAAACCAGGATATTTCCCAATTATTCCATGATGAAATACCCTTATTCGACAACTCTATAACTTCAAAGGATAAAGAAGTCATTGAGACGTTATCTGAAATATATTCTATTATAATCACGTTAGACCACGTAGAGAAGGCATACCTAAAGGACTCCATAAACGACACCCAATATACCAATACTGTTGACAAATTACTGAAACAGTTCAAAGTCTACTTAAATTCTCAAAATAAAGACGAAATTAACAAGCATTTCCAATCCATTGAAGCATTCTCCGATAAATACAACATCACAGCCTCAAACGCAATAACAAGATTGGAAAGGGGCATACCAATTACAGCAGAACATGCGATATCCACTGCCACGTTGACCCCATCCGGTGATAATGAACAAGGTTCTTCTAGCGACAAAAAGTTCAATGCTAAATACGTCGCTGAAGCCACCGGTAATTTCATCACTGTGATGGATGCTTTGAAACTGAATTATAATGCAAAAGATCAATTACATCCTTTATTGGCGGAACTGCTAATCAGTATAAATCGTGTCACCAGAGATGATTTTGAGAATAGATCAAAACTCATCGATTGGATTGTCAGAATAAACAAGCTATCAATTGGTGACACTTTGACCGAAACACAAATAAGAGAACTACTGTTTGATTTGGACCTAGCCTATAAAAGTTTTTATGCTTTATTAGattag
- the CWC27 gene encoding putative peptidylprolyl isomerase CWC27 (Component of a complex containing Cef1p~similar to YPL064C): MSSNIEPQTTAKCILYTTKGNIAVELWAKECPETCKRFLTMLSDGAFINGEFKELKPMQWLMFSAGSTDDSHTVTQERNPRIRFTKDGLLGWDRQRNTWFITVQADSKHVLNDCNVFGKIVGKSIYTFREILGGEIEVSSRDDEVKRFMYPAVLKDVEITIPFFEDIFRSKRKLEDNGEKEQQQTKKLIRSAKVRMVYEDEEEDDDYDDDDDFQKLEPRKRMILPAWIKDESRSEKIKSGISLDQPQEAPMTEQMELHDNVDRSTIEKPEGQENIKEEVIDKRERETLEMLSKFQQRVKNKNILK, translated from the coding sequence ATGTCCAGTAATATAGAGCCTCAAACAACAGCTAAATGTATACTGTATACAACAAAGGGGAATATTGCCGTTGAATTATGGGCTAAAGAATGCCCCGAGACATGTAAGCGGTTCTTAACTATGCTTTCAGATGGCGCATTCATCAATGGAGAATTTAAAGAGCTAAAGCCAATGCAGTGGCTAATGTTTAGTGCAGGTAGTACTGATGATAGCCACACAGTTACTCAGGAAAGAAACCCACGTATACGGTTCACTAAGGATGGACTCCTGGGATGGGATAGACAAAGGAATACATGGTTTATAACTGTGCAGGCGGATTCTAAGCACGTACTGAACGATTGTAATGTATTTGGGAAAATTGTTGGGAAATCTATTTACACTTTTAGAGAGATCTTGGGTGGCGAAATTGAAGTTTCGTCCCGTGACGATGAGGTCAAACGATTCATGTATCCTGCAGTTTTGAAGGATGTCGAGATTACTATACCATTCTTTGAAGACATCTTTCgatcaaaaagaaaactagAAGATAACggggaaaaagaacaacaGCAAACAAAGAAACTTATAAGATCGGCAAAAGTGAGAATGGTGtatgaagatgaagaagaggatgatgattatgatgacgatgatgatttcCAAAAGCTTGAACCAAGAAAGAGGATGATTCTCCCAGCATGGATCAAAGATGAGAGCCGAAGCGAAAAAATTAAGTCAGGTATATCCTTAGATCAACCACAAGAAGCGCCAATGACCGAACAGATGGAGTTGCATGATAATGTTGATCGGTCaactattgaaaaaccaGAGGgccaagaaaatattaaggAAGAAGTAATAGATAAAAGAGAGCGGGAAACTTTGGAAATGTTGTCCAAATTTCAACAACGAGtaaaaaacaagaatattttaaaatGA
- a CDS encoding uncharacterized protein (similar to YPL071C), protein MSSQFARSNVNSNHIRKRNHSPDPIGIDNYKRKRLIIDLENLSLDDKGPKNGHADDCNLIHNNIAFTDAIDDKVLKEIIKCSTGKRGDNASFYDKIWERLREKRLQIIKWVDYKEIAYLSWWRWFHDQLASKYTYDGGADTDIEMLAVDTDVDMDA, encoded by the coding sequence ATGAGTTCCCAGTTTGCAAGAAGTAATGTTAACTCCAACCACAttaggaaaagaaatcattCTCCAGACCCAATAGGAATTGATAattataaaagaaaaagactaATTATAGACTTAGAAAACCTATCCCTAGATGATAAAGGACCCAAAAACGGACATGCAGATGACTGCAATCTTATTCATAACAATATAGCATTCACAGATGCTATCGATGATAAGGTCCTGAAAGAGATCATCAAATGTTCAACAGGTAAACGCGGCGATAATGCGTCGTTTTATGACAAAATATGGGAACGTTTGAGAGAGAAAAGAttacaaataataaaatggGTAGATTATAAGGAAATTGCTTATCTAAGCTGGTGGAGGTGGTTCCATGATCAATTAGCTTCGAAGTACACTTATGATGGAGGGGCTGATACCGACATTGAAATGTTGGCAGTGGATACTGATGTGGATATGGACGCTTAG
- the TIM50 gene encoding protein translocase subunit TIM50 (Essential component of the TIM23 complex~similar to YPL063W), whose amino-acid sequence MLSVLRNSVRLNSRALKIAPSVVSTLTSVQVSKRLLTSSPSFLQKETKDDKPKSILTDDMLFKAGVDVDEKGQGKNGEKAGEEGEDQNEPSSKAEKSRRKRQTSTDIKREKYANWFYIFSLSALTGTAIYMARDWEPQESVELKKDIDNGYTLSLMYKRFKARFNSMFTYFQDPPFPDLLPPPPPPPYQRPLTLVITLEDFLVHSEWSQKYGWRTAKRPGADYFLGYLSQYYEIVLFSSNYMMYSEKIAEKLDPIHAFVSYNLFKEHCVYKDGVHIKDLSKLNRDLSKVIIIDTDPNSYKLQPENAIPMDPWNGEADDKLVRLIPFLEYLATQQTKDVRPILNSFEDKKNLATEFDHRVKKLKDKFYGDNKSGGNWAMKALGIGNTLGGSTTKFPLDLIHEEGQKNYLMFMKMIEEEKEKIRIQQEQMSGQTFTLKDYVEGNLPSPEEQMKIQLEKQKEVDALFEEEKKKKKNAESK is encoded by the coding sequence ATGCTGTCTGTTCTAAGAAATTCGGTGAGACTAAATTCAAGGGCTCTTAAAATTGCGCCATCAGTTGTTAGTACACTAACATCGGTCCAAGTATCCAAAAGACTTTTAACAAGCTCTCCAAGttttttgcaaaaagaaacgaaagACGACAAACCTAAATCCATTCTTACAGATGATATGCTGTTCAAGGCCGGTGTTGACGTCGATGAGAAGGGCCAGGGCaaaaatggagaaaaaGCAGGAGAGGAAGGAGAAGACCAGAATGAACCTTCTTCCAAAGCTGAAAAATCTAGAAGGAAAAGACAAACCTCCACAGATATCAAAAGAGAGAAATATGCTAATTGgttttacattttttcgTTGTCTGCATTGACAGGTACTGCAATCTACATGGCAAGAGATTGGGAGCCTCAAGAGTCTGTagagttgaagaaagacATCGATAATGGCTATACTTTATCGCTGATGTATAAAAGATTTAAGGCGCGGTTCAACTCAATGTTCACTTACTTCCAAGACCCACCTTTCCCTGATTTactaccaccaccaccacccCCCCCATACCAAAGGCCACTAACTCTGGTTATCACGTTGGAAGACTTTTTGGTTCATTCTGAGTGGTCGCAAAAGTATGGATGGAGGACTGCCAAGAGACCTGGTGCTGACTACTTCTTGGGTTACCTATCTCAGTATTACGAAATCGTTTTGTTTTCATCCAATTATATGATGTActctgaaaaaattgctgAAAAACTGGATCCAATCCATGCATTCGTCTCTTATAACTTGTTCAAAGAACACTGCGTTTACAAAGACGGTGTGCATATTAAGgatctttcaaaattgaataGAGACTTGAGTAAAGTCATCATTATTGACACTGACCCCAACAGTTACAAATTGCAACCCGAAAATGCTATTCCAATGGACCCATGGAATGGTGAAGCTGACGACAAATTAGTCAGATTGATTCCGTTTTTGGAGTATCTTGCCACGCAACAAACTAAGGATGTTAGACCAATCTTGAACAGCTTCGAAGACAAGAAGAACCTAGCGACGGAATTTGATCATCGtgtgaagaaattgaaggaTAAATTTTATGGTGATAATAAATCTGGTGGCAACTGGGCAATGAAGGCACTAGGTATCGGAAATACCTTGGGCGGCAGCACAACCAAGTTCCCACTCGATTTGATCCATGAAGAAGGacaaaaaaactatttaaTGTTCATGAAGAtgattgaagaagaaaaggaaaaaatcagaatACAACAGGAGCAAATGAGCGGGCAAACATTTACGCTAAAAGACTACGTTGAAGGTAACTTGCCCTCACCCGAGgaacaaatgaaaatacaATTGGAGAAGCAGAAGGAAGTAGACGCCTTatttgaagaggaaaagaagaagaaaaagaatgctGAATCTAAATGA
- a CDS encoding uncharacterized protein (similar to YPL068C), with protein sequence MHMQLRKRKRVDYTGRNPTSEPPSTTTTTTTTIIPSIVVPKKRKLATPNMINSTVPSTTTAPSTSNIIIPKPLQRPKFHNSTSSSPPDDDFEKISVLEVQKNLSNLIKRQQSLFYKDIHKPTLVGMKNFEMLRLPNDLKLLQNIVNLLNSFEQLNSDSRKRPASTASSKVFSQTHSDKLKKLSIEKKPLLSHPNHNGTSHHNDIIHEIANLHSINLIDLLNLEMYNSNFHTNNTVLQTTANSLTVNSIIKKLDKPILKERNNSLIWPHKSRLKAKRNQPSQGQSLINNTDITLYNDV encoded by the coding sequence ATGCATATGCAACttaggaaaagaaaaagagtCGACTATACGGGGAGAAATCCAACGTCCGAACCGCCCTCAACCACAACCACAACCACAACCACAATAATACCATCCATTGTTGTCCCCAAGAAACGTAAACTAGCCACACCAAACATGATTAATTCCACTGTTCCGAGCACGACCACGGCACCGAGCACCTCGAATATAATAATACCCAAGCCTTTGCAGCGTCCCAAATTTCATAATAGCACCAGCTCATCTCCACCTGATGATGACTTCGAAAAGATTTCTGTATTGGAAGTTCAGAAAAATCTGTCTAATCTCATCAAGAGACAACAAAGCTTATTTTATAAGGACATACATAAGCCGACTCTAGTCGGCATGAAAAACTTCGAAATGTTGAGACTGCCCAATGATTTAAAACTCCTACAAAACATCGTAAACTTATTGAATTCATTCGAGCAATTAAATAGCGATTCGAGGAAAAGGCCGGCCAGCACTGCCAGTTCAAAGGTCTTCTCACAAACGCACTCAgataaattgaaaaaattatcaattgAGAAGAAACCTCTACTTAGCCATCCCAATCATAACGGTACCTCTCACCACAATGACATCATCCATGAGATAGCGAACCTGCACTCCATAAATTTGATAGATCTGCTGAATTTGGAAATGTATAACAGCAATTTCCATACAAACAATACAGTTTTACAAACTACGGCGAATTCGCTGACGGTCAACAGTATTATCAAGAAGCTTGACAAGCCGATactaaaagaaagaaataattctCTAATATGGCCCCATAAAAGTAGACTTAAAGCAAAGAGGAACCAGCCTTCGCAGGGCCAATCgttaataaataatacaGACATTACTCTTTACAACGATGTATAG
- the MUK1 gene encoding guanine nucleotide exchange factor MUK1 (Guanine nucleotide exchange factor (GEF)~similar to YPL070W) produces the protein MARQLFTPPITNPRFDPNQSIRESYKNTTSSIQFQQVPHEDQNDNERSSCDGDENSTTSERLENNKSPILTKQEIDDALNSVSNLPPELSKLIDIFIDDLKQPKYVRPLSVLQLSSLFQSFYIKFDKASFQHVSSVSNNGNYYSSGGSSSFLAAKETLSSGLSGIFGRSRSSSGNSLMRPRRSSSLFSNESVSNSNNATQMLSPEEIKKQLRINELNNMKIEKYMELCERDVFKKILIVGTSVSSPNKMKAFKPHQLQTFKVGNLFRNSVEFTEYNKLLNEKILCLSKLSTVNKINLIKFLSLNNGIDPEPKFEEIKDILYEFTYHSISPCEKIKALLKLHEIMTYSQEMSNDDYLSLLIYYIITIVPRDIFLNAEFIRLFRYKKKLVETESFALTNLEAALVFVEGLTKDDFSNELQDKLTENESKILESSISSRVSLPSKTTMMHKNNGNSGSNIGDIVTPTIQRPDVTRSNSYDGFRTVFDSSLKNIIGKIRSYTPPHPNTVSNNNLHISNNLNIPRSSSQLSMELSNRDTTEMSRDGSRSTSSSSRSSASLEHGNREFTGDLTVTASINGTDKKESKKSWKKYKGYKFEDLTICELRDLFEIYQKMMQ, from the coding sequence ATGGCTAGGCAATTATTCACTCCTCCGATAACCAACCCAAGGTTTGACCCTAATCAATCCATCAGGGAATCATACAAGAATACAACTAGCAGCATACAATTTCAACAAGTTCCACACGAGGATCAAAATGACAATGAGAGAAGTAGCTGTGATGGTGATGAAAACTCTACAACAAGCGAAAGGTTAGAAAACAACAAGTCCCCTATATTGACgaaacaagaaattgacGATGCGTTAAACAGTGTTAGCAATTTACCACCAGAATTGTCAAAATtaattgatattttcatcGATGACCTAAAGCAGCCCAAGTACGTACGGCCACTATCAGTACTGCAATTATCTAGTCTTTTCCAAAGCTTTTACAtaaaatttgataaagcATCATTTCAGCACGTCAGTTCAGTGAGCAATAATGGTAATTATTATTCAAGCGGTGGTTCTAGTTCATTTTTGGCTGCCAAAGAAACGTTAAGTAGTGGGCTCAGTGGAATTTTTGGTAGAAGTAGGAGTAGTAGTGGTAACTCACTTATGAGGCCAAGAAGGTCTTCATCGCTTTTCAGTAATGAATCGGTATCGAATTCTAATAATGCCACTCAAATGTTGTCACCAGAGGAGATAAAAAAGCAATTGAGAATCAACGAATTAAACAACATGAAAATCGAAAAATACATGGAACTTTGTGAAAGAGACGTgttcaagaaaattctTATAGTAGGTACATCCGTATCTTCACCAAATAAGATGAAGGCTTTCAAGCCACATCAATTACAAACTTTCAAGGTCGGAAATCTGTTTAGAAACAGTGTTGAATTCACAGAATACAATAAGCTgttaaatgaaaaaattctctgTTTATCCAAACTCTCTACAGTAAACAAAATcaatttgataaagtttttGAGTCTTAATAATGGCATTGATCCGGAAccaaaatttgaagaaatcaaagatattttgTATGAGTTTACGTATCATTCGATTTCACCATGTGAAAAGATAAAGGCGTTACTGAAACTACATGAAATCATGACGTATTCTCAAGAAATGTCCAATGACGATTACCTTTCGTTGCTAATCTACTACATTATTACGATTGTTCCACGGGATATCTTCTTGAATGCTGAATTCATCAGACTGTTTAGATATAAGAAGAAACTGGTCGAAACGGAATCCTTCGCATTAACGAATCTAGAAGCTGCATTAGTTTTCGTTGAAGGCTTAACTAAAgatgatttttcaaacgAGCTACAAGATAAATTGACTGAGAATGAAAGTAAAATTTTAGAAAGCTCGATCAGCAGTAGGGTCTCATTGCCATCAAAAACCACCATGATGCATAAAAACAACGGCAATAGCGGCAGTAATATAGGCGATATCGTGACCCCCACTATTCAAAGGCCAGATGTTACGAGATCAAATTCGTATGATGGGTTCAGAACTGTTTTTGATTCATCGTTGAAGAATATAATTGGCAAAATCAGGTCGTATACGCCACCACACCCCAACACTGTTAGCAATAATAACCTTCATATCAGCAACAACTTAAACATACCACGAAGTTCGTCACAATTATCCATGGAATTGAGCAATAGAGATACAACGGAAATGTCTAGGGATGGCTCACGATcaacttcatcatcatcacgATCTTCTGCATCTTTAGAGCATGGAAATCGTGAATTCACAGGCGATTTGACGGTAACTGCTAGTATTAACGGTACTGATAAAAAGGAATCTAAGAAATCGTGGAAAAAGTATAAGGGCTATAAGTTTGAAGATCTAACTATTTGCGAACTAAGAGATCTTTTTGagatatatcaaaaaatgatgCAATGA
- the HTC1 gene encoding Htc1p (similar to YPL067C) yields MQQDIVNDNQEEAQEWKWEQIKDIIESGDLALLKRSRQMTEKYHEHKKRTAGLDMNQYVLQKLGWSPNGPQYEDPAAKAFSASTLYAVRANDFPYNFEPGVVHLVLWSKIALPVHSPDKAVRSAACARINAFLQAQPLLRSLVTSGHVAWFVNYPELQSVARIFHDHVLLFFPRECYSAEQVKITIDGILSHGFEPLALR; encoded by the coding sequence ATGCAACAAGATATTGTCAACGATAACCAGGAGGAGGCCCAAGAGTGGAAGTGGGAACAAATTAAAGACATAATTGAGTCGGGGGATCTTGCCCTCTTGAAACGAAGCCGCCAGATGACTGAGAAATATCATGAacataagaaaagaactgCTGGTCTGGACATGAACCAGTACGTTCTGCAAAAATTAGGCTGGTCGCCAAACGGACCGCAGTACGAAGATCCTGCCGCGAAGGCCTTTAGTGCCTCTACTCTATATGCTGTGCGTGCCAACGATTTCCCGTATAACTTCGAGCCGGGAGTCGTGCACCTTGTTCTGTGGTCAAAGATTGCCCTGCCAGTACACTCCCCAGATAAGGCCGTGCGTAGTGCGGCCTGCGCACGCATCAACGCGTTCCTGCAGGCACAACCGTTGCTGCGGTCGCTTGTTACCTCAGGTCACGTGGCCTGGTTTGTGAACTACCCGGAACTTCAAAGTGTTGCCCGGATATTTCACGATCACGtgctgcttttttttccacgGGAATGCTATTCCGCGGAACAGGTAAAAATAACTATTGACGGGATCCTTTCACACGGTTTCGAGCCGCTTGCACTTAGAtag
- the RGL1 gene encoding Rgl1p (Regulator of Rho1p signaling, cofactor of Tus1p~similar to YPL066W), with the protein MTYPVISLKPSYNSVIRGCPGLPDTLPRIECQLRVRSNDSLPFKLVKIETVLKTIEIYFNKNLYSSNNNSFTPFNRLSDSPNCHSDTSNQNTTIHYKKNIVLSHPTRDSGDFNDELIGIDIPLTIGLPDDIKETNYNPKFGKTQTFLDCTVFYAEAGVGSSNKKRNFLHPVNVERYTYLPSPSYFRPINRSNITSPDQKFLINYSIENPCVSMDSDALKLSISIRLNPFPSNAIASSPNDLDVSTPTLFSTKKKFKSKLKLKSITTQILEYLEILKNQSEFSSTQTTNILQTSVRQIDQIISMNSLIFQFSLKIFTKERFSQSFESSDSSCPETKLLINKIGDIPLQYHSSITTIGQHFNVSHSLSIRFKFNKSLKNFEINHPLIISFWSANQLPLIENLILQERQTAKFAKKFYKNFGRIKNASNSNNGSNCLEYPSLPPIIYNFNDSETNNMFNILYSQKDASRTDPSKLRRVPVIQ; encoded by the coding sequence atgacataCCCTGTTATTTCGCTAAAGCCAAGCTACAATTCTGTAATACGTGGCTGCCCCGGTTTACCTGACACGTTGCCACGAATCGAATGCCAATTAAGAGTGCGATCAAATGACTCATTGCCTTTTAAACTGGTTAAGATCGAAACTGTCTTGAAGACAATTGAAATATACTTCAACAAAAACCTTTACAGCAGCAATAACAATTCTTTCACCCCCTTCAACCGTCTGTCAGACTCTCCTAATTGCCATTCAGACACCAGTAACCAGAATACCACCATTCActataagaaaaacatcGTGCTTTCTCACCCTACCCGTGATAGCGGTGATTTCAACGATGAACTTATCGGCATAGACATACCTTTGACAATTGGGTTACCTGACgatatcaaagaaacaaattaTAATCCGAAATTCGGCAAGACGCAGACGTTCCTGGATTGTACCGTGTTTTATGCAGAGGCAGGTGTGGGAAGCtcgaataaaaaaaggaattttcttcaccCAGTAAACGTCGAGAGGTATACATATCTGCCTTCACCGTCATATTTTAGACCAATCAACAGATCAAACATCACTTCTCCCGACCAGAAATTCTTAATTAATTATTCTATTGAGAACCCCTGTGTTTCCATGGATAGTGATGCGTTGAAGCTCTCCATATCAATTAGACTGAACCCGTTTCCGAGTAATGCTATAGCTTCTTCTCCAAATGACTTGGATGTGTCCACGCCGACACTTTTCTCcacaaagaaaaagtttaagTCTAAGCTCAAATTAAAATCAATTACGACACAGATACTGGAGTACttggaaattttgaaaaatcaatcAGAATTTTCATCCACGCAAACTACGAATATTTTGCAAACATCCGTTAGACAAATTGATCAAATCATCTCCATGAAttcattgatttttcaattcagcctcaaaatatttactaAGGAAAGATTTTCACAAAGCTTTGAATCTTCCGACTCAAGTTGTCCCGAAACAAAATTACTAATTAATAAAATCGGCGATATACCCCTGCAGTACCATAGTTCGATAACTACAATAGGCCAACATTTTAATGTTTCTCACTCTCTTTCAATAAGattcaaattcaataaaagtctgaaaaatttcgaaatCAATCATCCTTTAATCATATCGTTTTGGTCAGCAAACCAACTGCCACTAATTGAGAATCTGATATTGCAAGAAAGGCAGACTGCTAAATTTGCCAagaaattttataaaaattttggtcGAATCAAGAACGCAAGCAACAGCAATAACGGCTCGAACTGTTTGGAGTATCCCTCCTTACCACCGATAATCTATAATTTCAACGACTCggaaacaaataatatgTTCAATATATTATACTCGCAAAAGGACGCTAGTCGCACGGATCCTTCTAAATTGAGAAGGGTACCTGTCATACAATGA
- the BTS1 gene encoding farnesyltranstransferase (Geranylgeranyl diphosphate synthase (GGPS)~similar to YPL069C): MEAQIDELINNDPVWSSQNESLISKPYNHILLKPGKNFRLNLILQINRVMDLPKDQLAIVSQIVELLHNSSLLIDDIEDNAPLRRGQTTSHLIFGVPSTINTANYMYFRAMQLVSQLTTKAPLYHELITIFNEELINLHRGQGLDIYWRDFLPEIVPTQEMYLNMVMNKTGGLFRLTLRLMEALSPSSHHGHSLVPFINLLGIIYQIRDDYLNLKDFQMSNEKGFAEDITEGKLSFPIVHALNFTKIEGQTEQHNEILRILLLRTSDKDIKLKLIQLLEFHTNSLAYTKNFINQLVNMIKNDDENKYLPDLASHSNTATNLHDELLYIIDHLSEL; this comes from the coding sequence ATGGAGGCCCAGATAGATGAGCTGATCAATAATGATCCTGTTTGGTCCAGCCAAAATGAAAGCTTGATTTCAAAACCCTATAACCATATCCTTTTGAAACCAGGCAAGAACTTTAGACTAAACTTGATACTTCAAATTAACAGAGTTATGGATTTGCCCAAAGACCAGCTGGCCATAGTTTCGCAAATAGTTGAGCTCTTGCATAACTCCAGCCTTCTAATCGACGACATAGAAGATAATGCTCCCTTAAGAAGGGGACAGACCACTTCGCATTTAATCTTTGGCGTCCCATCCACTATAAATACCGCGAATTATATGTATTTCAGAGCTATGCAACTCGTATCACAGCTGACCACAAAAGCGCCTCTGTACCATGAATTGATTACGATTTTCAACGAAGAATTGATTAATCTACATAGGGGACAAGGCTTGGATATATATTGGAGAGACTTTCTGCCTGAAATCGTGCCTACTCAAGAAATGTATCTGAATATGGTCATGAATAAAACAGGCGGCCTTTTCAGATTGACATTGAGACTCATGGAAGCGTTGTCTCCTTCCTCACACCACGGCCATTCGTTGGTTCCTTTCATAAATCTTTTAGGTATAATTTACCAAATTAGAGATGATtacttgaatttgaaagacTTTCAAATGTCTAACGAAAAAGGCTTCGCTGAAGACATTACAGAGGGCAAGTTATCTTTTCCCATTGTTCATGCCCTTAACTTCACTAAAATTGAAGGTCAAACTGAGCAACacaatgaaattctaaGAATTCTCCTGTTGAGGACAAGTGATAAAGATATAAAATTAAAGCTGATTCAATTACTGGAATTCCACACTAATTCATTGGCCTacaccaaaaattttattaatCAATTAGTGaatatgataaaaaatgatgatgaaaataagtATTTACCTGATTTGGCTTCGCATTCTAATACCGCTACCAATTTACATGACGAATTGTTATATATAATAGACCACTTATCCGAATTGTGA